The sequence TCGAGACCGGGCATGAGAAGTATCGCTGGTTGATGGAACACATCTTCGTGGGGTCAGCCGCGAGGCATGCGGACCGCGTGGTGATCGACGTGCACCAGGTGATGTGAGGAATCTGTCTTTGCCCGGGGACGGACCTGGTTCAGGATGTGATCTGCGCAAAGTCGTGTAGACCACGGGAGTCCCACCATGTCTCTTATGGCTTCCAGCGAACCAAGCCCCCAACATACCTTCGATTCCGCCGAAATGGGCGCCATCGCTCATCTCTACCGCGGCGAGGTCTATCGTTCGACGATCTGGCGAACGCGGCTCGACAACACGACCAATTGGTCGATCGTCACGATGGGCATCGCGCTGTCGACGACCTTTTCGAGCCCGGAGGCTTCGCCTCTGCCACTCGTACTCGTGGGACTACTCCTTGCCGTGTTCCTCGGGATGGAGGCGCGGCGCTATCGCTATTTCAATGTCTGGCGTGCCCGGGCTCGTTGGCTGGAGAAGAATTTCTATGCGCCAATTTTCACGGGTGAAGCGCACGACGACAGCTGGAAGGCCATCCTGGCGCGCGACTACACTGCACCCCGCCATCACATCTCGCTTGTCCGCGCTGCGGGGCGGCGGTTGCGTCGGAACTACGTTTGGATTCTGGCCATCCAAGCGACTGCCTATTACGGCAAGATTGCAATCCATCCTACGCCCGCGGTGACCTTGACGGAGCTTATCGATCGCG comes from Bradyrhizobium sp. CCGE-LA001 and encodes:
- a CDS encoding DUF2270 domain-containing protein, with the translated sequence MGAIAHLYRGEVYRSTIWRTRLDNTTNWSIVTMGIALSTTFSSPEASPLPLVLVGLLLAVFLGMEARRYRYFNVWRARARWLEKNFYAPIFTGEAHDDSWKAILARDYTAPRHHISLVRAAGRRLRRNYVWILAIQATAYYGKIAIHPTPAVTLTELIDRAAVGPIPGWVILIMGFAYNSRGWRSRSARCGSTNASTASRATRSRWADDSGRLPVPWGSRGARSRPAAWRGLPSLTPPEFVIQHNYSDKDANDTGKRRDRCRGRLRAVEDRAGGPGSDRGSEPAGQAQCAQ